The Dreissena polymorpha isolate Duluth1 chromosome 10, UMN_Dpol_1.0, whole genome shotgun sequence genome includes a region encoding these proteins:
- the LOC127848500 gene encoding uncharacterized protein LOC127848500 isoform X8 codes for MATSVAAIHTSSDQINPDQMYVKKMSEYNVKIASDKRQTCYISGICILPSGETIVADYNNKRVKMLDKHYNVSSDLYVDSNPKDICQISPCQVAVTFENTVRRINVSDGKLVIGHLLELVEPGYRVDKLPHATLGITYHQGDLYITSGTALYLYDLNLYDRNGIYLRHKKLLYEDTGGGITVYKCAVSPDGDFIYVTNFAQNKLFTLAIDGTLLSTFTDPALEGPKGVHVTPTGQVLVCGIRSHTVIQVDREGKKKMATLASEKDGLRYPVSICYNTNTDQIIVGLYASNTIRVMEL; via the exons atgGCAACTTCTGTAGCTGCAATTCATACAAGTTCAGATCAGATTAATCCAGACCAGATGTATGTGAAGAAGATGTCTGAGTATAATGTGAAAATAGCAAGTGACAAACGTCAGACGTGCTACATCTCGGGCATTTGCATCTTGCCTAGTGGTGAGACCATTGTTGCAGATTATAATAATAAGAGAGTGAAGATGTTGGACAAACATTATAATGTGTCAAGTGACTTGTACGTAGATAGTAATCCGAAGGACATTTGCCAAATCTCACCCTGTCAAGTGGCTGTAACTTTTGAGAATACAGTTCGAAGGATCAATGTGAGCGATGGGAAGCTGGTGATTGGGCATCTGCTGGAGCTAGTGGAACCAGGTTACCGAGTTGATAAGTTACCACATGCTACTCTTGGCATTACCTACCATCAAGGTGATTTGTATATCACCTCAGGCACTGCTCTCTACCTCTACGACCTCAACCTCTACGACCGCAATGGGATATATTTGAGACATAAAAAATTACTATATGAGGATACTGGAGGTGGCATTACAg TTTACAAATGTGCAGTCAGTCCTGATGGTGACTTTATCTATGTCACAAACTTTGCCCAGAACAAGCTCTTCACACTGGCCATAGATGGCACCCTGCTATCAACCTTCACTGACCCTGCACTTGAGGGGCCAAAAGGTGTACACGTCACACCCACAGGACAAGTCCTTGTATGTGGTATCAGATCCCATACTGTCATACAGGTCGATCGTGAGGGGAAAAAGAAAATGGCAACTCTGGCTTCAGAGAAAGATGGACTGCGCTACCCAGTGTCAATCTGCTACAACACCAACACTGACCAGATCATTGTGGGACTATATGCTAGCAATACAATCCGTGTTATGGAATTGTAA